A genomic segment from Flavobacterium inviolabile encodes:
- a CDS encoding SulP family inorganic anion transporter: MTKKINLFANLKADFASGLVVFLVALPLCLGIAMASGAPLFSGIISGIVGGIIVGYLSQSNISVSGPAAGLTAIVLTAVTDLKAFDVFLLTVFIAGLIQIVLGFIKAGSISNYFPTNVIEGMLAGIGVIIILKQIPHAVGYDNDFEGDQSFVQMEGGNTFSSLLGALDYINLGSIIITVISLAILISWDKVPFLKRIKLVPGALVAVVLGIIINELFLISGSSLAISKEHLVSLPVMTSFDDVKNIIVTPDFSAITNPQVWTVAFTIAVVASIETLLCIEAADRMDVHKRFTNTNVELKAQGVGNMLSSLLGGLPMTSVVVRSSANATAGAQSKMSTIIHGLLLLISVVSIPFLLNKIPLATLAAILLLVGYKLAKPAVLLHFWHKGKYQFIPFVATLLGVVFTDLLKGVALGIVISILFILRGNHKRAYNFTKKEYHDGDIIHIDLAQEVSFLNKAAIKNTLNEIPENSKVIINASDTVYIAHDVQDLIKEFKTIRAVEDNIEVHLIGFKEAYELENTNADKKNVFVEHSK, encoded by the coding sequence ATGACAAAAAAAATCAATCTTTTTGCTAACCTGAAAGCGGATTTTGCTTCAGGATTAGTAGTCTTTTTGGTGGCCCTGCCTTTGTGTTTAGGTATTGCTATGGCATCTGGGGCGCCGTTGTTTTCAGGAATTATTTCAGGAATAGTTGGAGGTATCATTGTAGGATACCTGAGTCAGTCAAACATCAGTGTTTCAGGACCTGCTGCCGGACTTACAGCGATTGTACTTACCGCCGTTACTGATCTTAAAGCCTTTGATGTGTTCCTGCTTACTGTTTTTATTGCCGGTTTGATTCAAATCGTTTTAGGCTTTATTAAAGCAGGAAGTATTTCGAATTATTTCCCTACCAATGTTATTGAAGGAATGCTTGCGGGTATCGGAGTAATTATCATTTTAAAACAAATTCCCCATGCAGTAGGATACGACAACGATTTCGAAGGAGATCAGTCTTTTGTACAGATGGAAGGCGGAAATACGTTTTCCTCTCTATTGGGAGCATTGGATTATATCAATTTAGGTTCGATCATTATCACGGTAATCTCCCTGGCTATTTTAATTTCATGGGACAAGGTTCCGTTCCTTAAAAGAATAAAACTGGTTCCGGGTGCATTGGTGGCCGTAGTTTTGGGAATCATTATTAACGAACTCTTTCTGATCAGCGGAAGCAGCCTGGCTATTTCTAAAGAGCATTTGGTATCGTTACCGGTAATGACTTCTTTTGATGATGTGAAAAACATTATCGTAACGCCAGATTTCTCAGCAATAACCAATCCGCAGGTTTGGACCGTAGCCTTTACAATTGCAGTTGTAGCATCGATAGAAACACTATTGTGTATCGAAGCTGCCGATAGAATGGATGTACATAAAAGATTCACCAATACCAATGTGGAGCTAAAAGCACAGGGTGTTGGTAATATGTTGAGTTCGCTATTAGGCGGATTGCCGATGACTTCGGTAGTGGTACGTTCTTCGGCCAATGCAACAGCCGGTGCACAATCTAAAATGTCGACCATTATTCACGGTTTGTTATTACTGATCAGTGTGGTATCCATTCCTTTTTTACTAAACAAAATCCCATTGGCTACTTTGGCAGCGATCCTGTTACTGGTAGGATATAAATTAGCGAAACCGGCAGTGTTGTTACATTTCTGGCACAAAGGTAAATACCAGTTTATCCCTTTTGTTGCGACATTATTAGGGGTGGTTTTCACCGATTTGCTAAAAGGAGTTGCTTTAGGTATTGTGATCAGTATTCTTTTTATTTTAAGAGGAAATCATAAAAGAGCCTACAACTTCACTAAAAAAGAATACCATGACGGTGATATCATCCATATTGATTTGGCACAGGAAGTATCCTTTTTAAATAAAGCGGCTATCAAAAATACGCTAAACGAAATTCCGGAAAATTCCAAAGTGATCATCAATGCTTCCGATACGGTATATATCGCACATGATGTACAGGATCTGATTAAAGAATTCAAGACAATCAGGGCTGTTGAAGACAATATCGAAGTACATCTGATAGGATTCAAAGAAGCCTACGAGCTTGAAAATACCAATGCAGATAAAAAAAATGTATTTGTAGAACATTCAAAATAA
- a CDS encoding LETM1-related biofilm-associated protein, with protein MINPSINGWIDKFFIKQSPLPLPVVIYSKAFYNNIRETGFIYGHVVDFVTDKPISTKGWTSEEITKVALLNILYGVFGMVTHSGEPKDFIEKAIAFYNQMNPEGFNLLKKMLPSASPSNELEKIINERVQTNDNIISKNFSHILTNALLFIDVLAFRQYLIHGEIPNNYLKKLEETIVNLVALALNTKTNKSNYDDLLIKLFESSVRFTKFSKIGIQDLQMLELDYFSSALEKNYLLDITGMALWSDNILEETETRFLYSLADQLKIEKEYATESITAIDNFIKKYQKEIPYFRYSNPVKHFYDQATQNVVVLITRNKNRLLKEISESGELMLLLAKSTHKELDSKEKKKMKKQLLDICKTIPSLTIFLLPGGTLLLPILIKFIPKLLPSAFNENLDTE; from the coding sequence ATGATTAACCCTTCGATTAACGGTTGGATAGACAAGTTTTTTATTAAGCAAAGTCCTTTGCCTTTACCTGTCGTTATCTACTCGAAAGCGTTTTACAACAACATCAGGGAAACGGGGTTTATTTACGGCCATGTTGTCGATTTTGTAACCGACAAACCCATTAGTACAAAAGGCTGGACTTCCGAAGAGATTACGAAAGTAGCCTTATTAAACATACTATACGGCGTTTTTGGCATGGTAACGCATAGCGGCGAACCAAAGGATTTTATTGAAAAAGCCATTGCTTTTTACAATCAGATGAATCCGGAAGGTTTTAACCTGCTCAAAAAGATGCTTCCGAGCGCCTCACCCAGCAATGAATTAGAGAAAATAATCAATGAGAGAGTTCAGACTAATGACAACATCATTAGTAAGAACTTTTCTCATATTCTTACCAATGCGCTGCTGTTTATCGATGTGCTGGCTTTCCGTCAGTACCTGATACATGGTGAAATTCCCAATAATTACCTGAAAAAACTGGAAGAAACGATCGTCAACCTGGTTGCTTTGGCTTTAAACACCAAAACAAACAAATCCAATTATGACGATTTACTGATCAAATTATTTGAATCTTCCGTACGGTTTACCAAATTTTCCAAAATAGGCATCCAGGATCTGCAAATGCTGGAACTGGACTATTTTTCTTCGGCCCTGGAAAAAAACTATTTGCTGGATATCACCGGTATGGCTTTATGGAGCGATAACATACTGGAAGAAACAGAAACCCGTTTTCTATACAGTCTGGCCGATCAGCTTAAAATTGAAAAGGAATATGCCACGGAAAGCATTACCGCTATTGATAATTTCATCAAAAAATACCAGAAAGAGATTCCATATTTCCGGTATTCCAATCCGGTAAAGCATTTTTATGACCAGGCAACGCAAAATGTGGTCGTACTGATTACACGTAATAAAAACCGGCTTTTAAAGGAAATCAGCGAAAGCGGTGAGTTAATGCTGCTTTTGGCAAAATCCACTCATAAGGAACTGGATTCAAAGGAAAAGAAAAAAATGAAAAAGCAGCTGCTGGATATTTGTAAAACCATCCCGTCGCTAACAATTTTCCTGTTACCGGGCGGTACGTTGCTGCTGCCGATCCTGATTAAGTTCATTCCAAAATTACTTCCGTCAGCTTTTAATGAAAATCTCGATACCGAATAA
- a CDS encoding Dps family protein, which produces MKTNSLGLPVKETKVLVAELNILLANFQVYYQNLRGLHWNIRGKRFFDLHVKFEELYNDAQLKVDLIAERVLTLGGVPLHSFDDYIKNNKLPVGKNISNDEEAIHLIIASLTSLLQIERVILSQSGEIDDEGTNSMMSDFIKEQEKTMWMMKAWLEEEI; this is translated from the coding sequence ATGAAAACAAATAGTCTTGGATTACCCGTAAAAGAAACGAAAGTTTTAGTAGCCGAACTGAATATACTATTAGCCAATTTTCAGGTCTATTACCAAAATCTGAGAGGATTGCACTGGAATATCCGCGGAAAACGTTTTTTTGATCTGCATGTAAAATTCGAAGAGCTTTATAACGATGCCCAGTTAAAAGTGGATTTGATCGCAGAGCGTGTTCTGACTTTAGGAGGAGTACCCCTGCATTCTTTTGACGATTATATTAAAAACAATAAATTACCGGTAGGGAAAAATATATCCAATGATGAGGAAGCTATTCATTTGATTATCGCATCGTTGACCAGCCTGTTGCAGATTGAAAGAGTTATTTTAAGTCAGTCGGGAGAAATTGACGATGAAGGAACCAACTCGATGATGAGTGATTTCATCAAAGAGCAGGAAAAAACCATGTGGATGATGAAAGCATGGTTAGAAGAAGAGATCTAA
- a CDS encoding four helix bundle protein → MRHNFKNLKIWTLAMEIAADIHKACKTFPKTEVYGLISQMNRCSVSMPSNIAEGSSRGSKHFQHFLDISLGSSYELQTQLLIALQNQYISEESAITIENKIIEFQKMTSGFINKLGR, encoded by the coding sequence ATGAGACATAACTTTAAAAATTTAAAAATATGGACTTTAGCCATGGAAATTGCCGCCGATATTCATAAGGCATGCAAAACCTTTCCAAAAACTGAAGTATATGGTCTCATAAGTCAAATGAATAGATGTTCTGTTTCTATGCCATCAAATATAGCAGAAGGGTCAAGTCGGGGAAGTAAACATTTTCAACATTTTCTGGACATTAGTTTAGGCTCGTCCTATGAATTACAGACGCAGTTATTAATCGCGCTTCAAAACCAATATATTTCTGAGGAATCAGCTATAACAATAGAAAATAAAATTATCGAATTTCAAAAGATGACTTCGGGATTCATAAACAAGTTAGGCCGTTAG
- the can gene encoding carbonate dehydratase, with translation MSEFYRKLIENNKKWVESKLSNNPDYFVRLSKSQNPPLLWIGCSDSRVPANEIIGAEPGEVFVHRNIANMVVHSDMNMLSVLDYAVNILKVKHVIVCGHYGCGGVKAAMSNDSVGIIDNWIRHIKDVYRFHKEELDAIEDENERFNRFIELNVTEQVYDLAKTSIVQTAWKNDQELHIHGWVYGLKSGYITDLKVNLSSNEDLDEVYQLKL, from the coding sequence ATGAGCGAATTTTATCGGAAATTAATAGAGAATAACAAAAAATGGGTTGAATCCAAACTGAGCAACAACCCGGACTATTTTGTTCGTTTATCAAAAAGCCAGAATCCGCCATTGTTATGGATTGGCTGTTCTGACAGCCGCGTTCCGGCCAACGAGATTATTGGGGCCGAACCGGGCGAAGTTTTTGTACACCGGAACATTGCAAACATGGTTGTCCATTCGGATATGAACATGTTAAGCGTACTGGACTATGCCGTGAATATCTTAAAAGTAAAACACGTTATTGTTTGCGGACATTATGGCTGTGGCGGCGTAAAAGCAGCCATGTCTAACGATTCTGTCGGTATTATCGATAACTGGATCCGGCATATAAAAGACGTTTATCGTTTTCATAAAGAAGAACTGGATGCTATTGAAGATGAAAACGAAAGGTTTAACCGTTTCATAGAATTGAACGTTACCGAACAGGTATATGACTTAGCCAAAACATCTATTGTTCAGACCGCCTGGAAAAACGACCAGGAACTGCACATACACGGATGGGTTTACGGACTGAAATCGGGGTATATAACCGATTTAAAGGTAAACCTGAGTTCGAATGAAGATCTGGATGAAGTCTACCAGTTAAAATTATAA
- a CDS encoding acyl-CoA dehydrogenase family protein codes for MENITRGGQFLVKETKSEDIFTPEDFSEEQLMMRDSVKEFVDKELWPNKDRFEKKDYAFTEECMRKAGELGLLGVAVPEAYGGLEMGFVSTMLVCDYISGATGSFSTAFGAHTGIGTMPITLYGTEEQKKKYVPKLASGEWFGAYCLTEPGAGSDANSGKTKAVLSEDGKSYKITGQKMWISNAGFCSVFIVFARIEDDKNITGFIVENVPGNGITLGEEEHKLGIRSSSTRQVFFNDTVVPVENMLAGRGEGFKIAMNALNVGRIKLAAACLDAQRRTISGAVKYANERIQFNTPIANFGAIRSKLAEMATSCYAGESASYRAAKSIEDRINARIAEGASHQEAELKGVEEFAIECSILKVAVSEDMQNCSDEGIQIFGGMGFSEDTPMESAWRDARIARIYEGTNEINRMLSVGMLIKKAMKGHVDLLGPAMKVAEELMGIPSFDTPDYSELFAEEKEIIGKLKKAFLMVAGSAVQKYGPDLDKHQQLLMAAADMLIEIYVAESAILRTEKSAKANGAENVKEQIAMAQLYLYHAVDTITLKGKEGIASFAEGDEQRMMLMGLRRFTKYVNVPNVVALREIIADKLIKENHYCY; via the coding sequence ATGGAAAACATAACAAGAGGAGGTCAATTCCTTGTAAAAGAAACAAAAAGTGAAGACATCTTCACTCCTGAGGATTTCTCAGAAGAGCAGTTAATGATGCGTGACTCAGTAAAAGAGTTTGTTGATAAAGAATTATGGCCTAACAAAGACCGTTTTGAGAAAAAAGATTATGCCTTCACAGAAGAATGCATGAGAAAAGCCGGTGAACTGGGACTTTTAGGGGTTGCTGTTCCGGAGGCTTACGGCGGACTGGAAATGGGATTTGTATCGACCATGCTGGTTTGTGACTATATTTCCGGAGCTACCGGATCTTTCTCTACCGCATTTGGTGCCCATACCGGGATCGGAACCATGCCGATTACATTATACGGTACGGAAGAACAAAAGAAAAAATACGTTCCGAAATTAGCCAGCGGAGAATGGTTTGGTGCTTACTGTCTGACAGAGCCGGGAGCCGGATCGGATGCTAATTCCGGAAAAACCAAAGCTGTTTTATCGGAAGACGGTAAAAGCTATAAAATTACCGGTCAGAAAATGTGGATTTCCAATGCAGGATTCTGCAGCGTATTCATCGTTTTTGCCCGTATTGAAGATGATAAAAACATCACCGGATTTATTGTAGAAAATGTTCCGGGTAACGGTATTACGTTAGGAGAAGAAGAACACAAATTAGGTATTCGCTCCTCTTCTACCCGTCAGGTATTTTTTAATGATACGGTAGTTCCGGTAGAAAATATGCTGGCTGGCCGTGGTGAAGGATTTAAAATCGCGATGAATGCCCTGAACGTAGGCCGTATCAAACTGGCGGCTGCCTGTTTGGATGCACAACGCAGAACGATCTCCGGAGCTGTAAAATATGCCAACGAAAGAATTCAGTTTAATACACCAATTGCCAATTTCGGTGCTATCCGTTCCAAACTGGCAGAAATGGCAACTTCCTGCTATGCAGGGGAAAGCGCTTCTTACCGTGCTGCAAAAAGCATAGAAGACAGAATTAATGCCCGTATTGCAGAAGGCGCCTCGCATCAGGAAGCCGAATTAAAAGGTGTGGAAGAATTCGCTATTGAATGTTCCATCCTTAAAGTGGCCGTTTCGGAAGACATGCAAAACTGTTCGGACGAAGGAATCCAGATTTTTGGTGGAATGGGCTTCTCAGAAGACACCCCTATGGAAAGTGCCTGGAGAGATGCCCGAATTGCCCGGATTTATGAAGGAACCAACGAGATCAACCGTATGCTTTCTGTGGGAATGCTGATTAAAAAAGCAATGAAAGGACATGTTGACCTTTTAGGACCTGCCATGAAAGTAGCCGAAGAATTAATGGGAATCCCATCTTTCGACACACCGGATTATTCCGAATTGTTTGCCGAAGAAAAAGAGATCATCGGCAAATTGAAAAAAGCATTCTTAATGGTTGCCGGTAGTGCGGTTCAGAAATACGGACCGGATTTAGACAAACACCAGCAATTATTAATGGCTGCTGCCGATATGTTAATCGAAATCTATGTAGCGGAAAGTGCGATCCTGAGAACCGAAAAATCGGCTAAAGCCAATGGTGCTGAAAACGTTAAAGAGCAAATCGCAATGGCGCAATTGTATTTATACCATGCGGTAGACACTATCACGCTGAAAGGAAAAGAAGGAATTGCTTCTTTTGCCGAAGGCGACGAACAACGCATGATGTTAATGGGATTACGTCGTTTTACAAAATATGTAAATGTGCCTAATGTAGTGGCATTGAGAGAAATTATTGCGGATAAATTAATAAAAGAGAACCATTACTGTTATTAA
- a CDS encoding acetyl-CoA C-acyltransferase codes for MKTAYIVKAYRTAVGKAPKGVFRFKRPDELAAETIEYMMKELPDFDKTRIDDVMVGNAMPEAEQGLNVGRLISLMGLKIEDVPGVTVNRYCASGIETIGMATAKIQAGMADCIIAGGAESMSYIPMGGYKPTPDYKIAAAGHEDYYWGMGLTAEAVAKQFNVSREDQDEFSYNSHQKALKAQIDGKFDQQIVPITVEQVYIDEKGKKAAKSYVVNKDEGPRADTSKEALGKLKPVFAADGSVTAGNSSQMSDGAAFVLVMSEEMVKELNLEPIARLVNYAAAGVEPRIMGIGPVKAIPKALKQAGLKQSDIELIELNEAFAAQSLAVIRELDLNPDIINVNGGAIALGHPLGCTGAKLSVQLFDEMKRRGNKYGMVTMCVGTGQGAAGIYELL; via the coding sequence ATGAAAACAGCCTATATAGTAAAAGCATACAGAACAGCCGTTGGTAAAGCACCAAAAGGAGTGTTCCGATTTAAAAGACCGGACGAGTTAGCTGCCGAAACCATAGAATACATGATGAAGGAACTGCCGGACTTCGACAAAACCCGTATTGACGACGTTATGGTAGGAAATGCCATGCCGGAAGCAGAACAGGGATTAAACGTAGGACGTCTGATTTCCTTGATGGGATTAAAGATCGAAGATGTTCCCGGTGTAACTGTAAACCGTTATTGCGCATCCGGAATTGAAACCATTGGTATGGCAACCGCAAAAATCCAGGCCGGAATGGCCGACTGTATTATTGCCGGTGGCGCAGAGAGCATGAGTTATATCCCGATGGGTGGTTACAAACCTACACCGGATTATAAAATTGCAGCAGCCGGTCATGAAGATTATTACTGGGGAATGGGACTAACAGCGGAAGCCGTTGCAAAACAATTCAACGTTTCCCGTGAAGACCAGGATGAGTTCTCTTATAATTCCCATCAAAAAGCATTAAAAGCTCAGATTGACGGAAAATTTGACCAACAAATCGTTCCGATCACTGTAGAACAGGTATATATTGATGAAAAAGGCAAAAAGGCTGCAAAATCCTATGTTGTCAATAAAGACGAAGGACCAAGAGCCGATACTTCAAAAGAAGCTTTAGGGAAATTAAAACCTGTTTTTGCTGCTGACGGTAGCGTTACAGCCGGTAACTCTTCCCAGATGAGCGACGGTGCCGCATTTGTTCTGGTAATGTCTGAAGAAATGGTAAAGGAATTAAACCTGGAGCCCATCGCAAGATTAGTAAACTATGCTGCTGCCGGTGTGGAACCAAGAATTATGGGTATCGGTCCGGTTAAAGCCATTCCGAAAGCCCTGAAACAAGCCGGTTTAAAACAGTCTGATATTGAATTAATCGAATTAAACGAAGCCTTTGCAGCACAAAGTTTGGCAGTTATTCGCGAATTAGACCTTAACCCGGATATCATCAATGTAAATGGTGGTGCCATTGCTTTAGGCCACCCGCTGGGATGTACGGGAGCAAAACTATCGGTTCAGCTTTTTGATGAAATGAAACGCCGCGGAAACAAATACGGTATGGTTACCATGTGTGTTGGAACCGGTCAGGGCGCAGCCGGAATATATGAATTGCTTTAG
- a CDS encoding superoxide dismutase family protein: MKKIIFLSFGLALLFSGCKTKTASKANELKINLEAKSNTKTSGTVTFSEKDGVVTFTANIAGLKPGIHAIHIHEKADCSSADATSAGGHWNPTFKKHGKWGSAEYHKGDIGNFPADRNGNGKIIMSTNEWCIGCGDPAKDVLGKAIIVHEGSDDFVTQPTGNAGGRVACSAIIR, encoded by the coding sequence ATGAAAAAAATCATATTCCTTTCTTTCGGACTGGCACTGTTGTTTTCCGGCTGTAAAACCAAAACAGCATCAAAAGCAAACGAGCTGAAAATAAACCTGGAGGCCAAAAGCAATACTAAAACCAGCGGCACGGTTACCTTTAGCGAAAAAGACGGCGTAGTTACCTTTACAGCGAATATTGCAGGACTAAAACCGGGTATTCATGCCATTCACATTCATGAAAAAGCAGATTGCTCTTCTGCCGATGCTACTTCTGCCGGCGGACACTGGAATCCAACTTTTAAAAAACACGGCAAATGGGGCTCTGCAGAATACCATAAAGGCGACATTGGAAACTTCCCGGCAGACCGTAACGGTAACGGAAAAATCATCATGTCCACAAACGAATGGTGTATTGGCTGCGGCGATCCTGCAAAAGATGTTCTTGGAAAAGCCATCATCGTACATGAAGGTTCAGACGATTTTGTAACACAGCCAACAGGAAATGCCGGCGGACGTGTTGCCTGTTCTGCAATCATCCGATAA
- a CDS encoding carbonic anhydrase, producing the protein MKAHTAETQATITPYKALAFLKEGNARFVSNLKVNRNLLEQVNDTKDGQFPFAIVLSCIDSRTSAELIFDQGLGDIFSARIAGNILNEDILGSMEYACKVAGTKLIVVLGHSKCGAIKGACEGAKLGHLTNLLSKVQPSVDEVKAEMPGVATNDPGLVAAVAQHNVIHTMDEILDRSEVLKDLFESGQIGIAGGYYDIETGEVQFMKEILHD; encoded by the coding sequence ATGAAAGCACATACAGCAGAAACACAGGCAACGATTACCCCTTATAAAGCATTAGCATTTCTTAAAGAAGGGAACGCGCGATTTGTAAGCAATTTAAAAGTTAACAGAAATCTTTTAGAGCAGGTTAACGACACAAAAGACGGTCAGTTTCCATTTGCAATAGTTTTAAGCTGTATCGACAGCAGAACGTCGGCAGAGTTAATCTTCGATCAGGGATTAGGGGACATTTTCAGCGCGAGAATTGCCGGAAACATCTTAAATGAAGACATTCTGGGTAGTATGGAATATGCCTGTAAAGTAGCCGGAACCAAATTGATCGTGGTATTGGGCCACAGCAAATGCGGTGCTATTAAAGGAGCATGTGAAGGAGCGAAGTTAGGACACCTTACTAACCTTTTAAGTAAAGTACAACCATCTGTTGATGAAGTAAAAGCAGAGATGCCGGGTGTTGCAACAAACGATCCGGGGCTTGTAGCTGCCGTGGCACAACACAATGTAATTCATACTATGGATGAAATTCTGGATAGAAGCGAGGTTTTGAAAGATCTTTTCGAATCCGGACAAATTGGAATTGCCGGCGGTTATTATGACATTGAAACCGGAGAAGTTCAGTTCATGAAAGAAATTTTACACGATTAG
- a CDS encoding LysR substrate-binding domain-containing protein, with protein sequence MTITQLYYVLAVAEHKNFTLAAEKCFVTQPTLSMQIQKLEEELEILIFDRSKKPIQLTEIGQKIVTQAKNIVNESDRIKDIVDQQKGFIGGEFKIGIIPTIMPTLLPMFLTNFVNRYPKVNLIIEEYNTEEIIKRLKNGHLDVAIAATPLEEESLKEIVLYYEPFVAYIPESNKNFEKSEIDINDLDVDSILLLQDGHCFRDGILNLCKSHAAHPDSRFQIESGSFETLIKLADEGLGTTLLPYLHTLDLKEKDKTKLRHFKEPRPAREVSLIYPKSELKMHIIEALRSTISGVVKGAIAFHNVQIISPLKNKKGA encoded by the coding sequence ATGACCATCACCCAATTATACTACGTTTTAGCCGTAGCCGAACATAAAAACTTTACGCTTGCAGCCGAAAAATGTTTTGTGACACAGCCCACGCTGAGCATGCAGATTCAAAAACTGGAAGAAGAACTGGAGATTTTAATTTTTGACAGAAGTAAAAAGCCCATACAGCTAACCGAAATAGGACAGAAAATCGTTACCCAGGCAAAAAACATTGTCAACGAATCCGACAGGATTAAAGATATCGTAGACCAGCAGAAAGGATTTATCGGCGGGGAGTTTAAAATTGGTATCATCCCAACGATAATGCCAACGCTATTACCGATGTTCCTGACCAATTTTGTAAACAGGTATCCGAAAGTCAATTTAATCATAGAGGAATACAACACCGAAGAAATTATCAAACGCCTTAAAAACGGGCATTTGGATGTTGCTATTGCCGCGACACCTTTAGAAGAAGAAAGTTTAAAGGAAATCGTTTTGTATTATGAGCCTTTTGTGGCCTATATACCGGAAAGCAATAAAAACTTTGAGAAAAGTGAGATCGACATCAATGATCTCGATGTGGATTCTATCCTGCTGTTACAGGACGGACACTGTTTTAGAGACGGAATTTTAAATTTGTGCAAAAGTCACGCAGCACATCCTGACAGCCGTTTCCAGATTGAGAGCGGAAGTTTTGAAACATTAATCAAGCTTGCCGATGAAGGATTGGGAACCACACTGCTTCCCTATTTGCACACGCTGGATTTAAAAGAAAAGGACAAAACCAAACTACGCCACTTTAAAGAACCCCGTCCGGCACGTGAGGTTAGTTTAATTTATCCCAAAAGCGAATTGAAAATGCACATTATCGAAGCCCTTCGCAGTACCATATCGGGTGTTGTAAAAGGTGCCATCGCTTTTCACAACGTACAAATTATCAGTCCGCTGAAAAATAAAAAAGGAGCTTAA